From Draconibacterium halophilum, one genomic window encodes:
- a CDS encoding LytR/AlgR family response regulator transcription factor, whose amino-acid sequence MNNNFSLLDRKKDRYLLIVIILAFSIFFINVFKPWNIGRWYSDSPLIQSLRLSSYGIVTALVFLFTQFPLRKLFKQSNFRVKTYLLWLFIEIILISLVYIFLYGNPIGNFINDFLFSLKYTVLGILIPYSFALLIIYYKKHLEQIEALQNLLSTPLENKRLAFKDDKGKTKFSILAKDLLYIESTDNYVTVNFLLEKKFKRQLLRNTMKNLESRYSSEGILRCHRSYMVNTSNIEFIQKNKKKLNLHLRSIDKTIPVSEKYSSRFLDILS is encoded by the coding sequence TTGAATAACAACTTCAGTTTGCTCGACCGGAAAAAAGACAGGTACTTGCTTATTGTTATTATCCTTGCATTCAGCATCTTTTTTATAAATGTATTTAAGCCCTGGAACATTGGCCGCTGGTATTCCGATTCGCCACTTATTCAATCACTAAGGCTTTCAAGTTATGGTATTGTTACGGCTCTGGTATTTTTGTTTACCCAGTTTCCACTTCGAAAACTATTTAAACAATCAAACTTTCGGGTAAAAACATATCTTCTTTGGTTGTTTATCGAAATTATTCTAATCAGCCTGGTATACATCTTTCTTTACGGAAATCCTATCGGCAACTTCATAAACGACTTTCTGTTTTCATTAAAATACACCGTCCTCGGAATTCTAATACCCTATTCATTCGCGCTTTTAATTATTTATTACAAGAAACACCTCGAGCAAATAGAGGCTTTGCAAAATCTACTTTCTACACCTTTAGAAAACAAACGATTAGCTTTCAAAGACGATAAAGGGAAAACTAAATTTTCGATTCTTGCTAAAGATTTACTTTATATCGAGTCAACAGATAATTATGTTACGGTTAACTTTTTGCTTGAAAAAAAATTCAAACGTCAGCTTTTACGAAATACAATGAAAAACCTGGAGTCCCGGTATTCTTCCGAAGGTATTCTCAGGTGTCACCGTTCCTACATGGTTAATACTTCAAATATCGAATTTATTCAAAAAAATAAAAAGAAACTAAACCTGCATTTGCGCTCCATTGATAAAACAATTCCAGTTTCAGAAAAATACTCGTCTCGTTTTTTAGATATTCTGTCCTGA
- a CDS encoding 6-bladed beta-propeller, whose amino-acid sequence MKYTIILLLLFVLFFNSCTEKPADNSDLPEILLKKSTDILPISSFVENLDYLELKVNEAGMEFGDIINVKELDGDLIIHQRRAREISFIRFTQKGDFINTIVSNKEGSGKIRKPLDIISYQKDFAVLADDGIYSIGKDGKYKTKLVAGKMPGSKFFESKNQFFVVNDVPDYGLYTVYSENSKAKNITFPGERLKDLGRSNLAVSGTKSVKLVSSYSDTVFTYKNTGFKPEYLIESDGYPSFAEMWRNTGDKNDIETLKYIHNTHHSKIKSYFENSNYIFLTYWLGSHQTTALIKKNGWEPMYFDEAVNNIDGGIWDNPLFLSQNNELYIPITAYKVGGHKISDKRHNEFEKVQLHIAATGNPLIMRCKLK is encoded by the coding sequence GTGAAATATACAATTATACTTCTATTACTCTTCGTGCTATTTTTTAATTCATGCACTGAAAAACCGGCTGATAATAGTGATTTGCCTGAAATTCTGCTAAAAAAATCGACAGATATTTTACCCATCTCAAGTTTTGTTGAAAATCTCGATTACCTGGAATTAAAAGTTAATGAGGCAGGAATGGAATTTGGCGATATTATTAATGTTAAAGAATTGGATGGTGATTTGATCATTCATCAACGCCGTGCCCGGGAAATCAGTTTTATTCGGTTTACACAGAAAGGCGATTTTATCAATACAATAGTAAGCAATAAAGAGGGAAGTGGTAAAATAAGGAAACCACTGGATATTATTTCATACCAAAAAGATTTTGCAGTGTTGGCTGACGACGGAATTTATAGTATTGGTAAAGACGGTAAATACAAAACAAAATTAGTAGCTGGTAAAATGCCGGGCAGTAAATTCTTCGAATCGAAAAACCAGTTTTTTGTGGTGAATGATGTACCGGATTATGGTTTGTACACTGTTTATTCTGAAAACAGTAAAGCAAAAAATATAACGTTTCCTGGAGAGCGATTAAAAGATTTGGGGCGTTCGAATCTAGCCGTTTCCGGTACTAAAAGTGTAAAGTTGGTTTCGTCGTACAGTGATACGGTTTTTACGTACAAAAACACCGGTTTTAAACCGGAATACCTGATTGAAAGTGATGGTTATCCGTCGTTTGCTGAAATGTGGCGAAACACCGGCGATAAGAACGATATTGAGACCTTGAAATACATTCACAACACACACCACTCGAAAATAAAAAGCTACTTCGAAAACAGCAACTATATTTTTCTTACGTATTGGTTAGGTTCGCACCAAACCACAGCCTTGATTAAAAAGAATGGTTGGGAACCGATGTATTTTGATGAGGCGGTTAATAATATAGATGGTGGTATTTGGGACAATCCTTTATTTCTTTCGCAAAATAATGAGCTTTACATTCCTATTACAGCCTATAAAGTTGGTGGGCATAAAATATCGGATAAGCGTCATAATGAATTTGAGAAAGTTCAGTTGCATATTGCCGCTACGGGAAACCCGCTTATAATGCGTTGTAAACTAAAATAA